CCTGGCTACCGCTGTCCCGCGGGCCGCAACGTCGGCTCCGTCTCCCGATCGCGACCCCGGTCGCCGCGCCATCGCCGTTCTGCCATGACCTCAAAATACGACGCAGCCGCCATTGAAGTCCTAAGCGGCCTCGACCCGGTGCGGAAACGCCCCGGCATGTACACCGACACCCAGCGCCCGAACCACCTCGCCCAGGAGGTGATCGACAACAGCATCGACGAGGCCACGGCGGGCCACGCGAAGAAAGTCGACGTGACCTTGTACCGCGATGGCTCGCTCGAAGTGGTCGACGACGGCCGCGGCATGCCCGTTGACAAGCACCCCACGCAAAAAAAGAGCGGGGTCGAGGTCATCCTCACGACGCTCCACGCCGGCGGTAAGTTCAGCGAGGGCAATTACCGCTTCTCGGGCGGTCTGCACGGCGTCGGTGTGTCGGTGGTCAACGCGCTTGCGGCACGGCTCGAGGTGCGCATCCGCCGCGGCGGGACATCCTATTTCCAGTCCTACAGCGGCGGGGTACCCGACGCACCACTCAAGGCCGATGGGACGGTGGGCCAGCGCAATTCCGGCACGGCCCTGCGGTTCTGGCCGGACCCGGCGTACTTCGACAGCCCGCGCTTCGCGGTGCCTCGGTTGCTGCATCTGCTGCGTGCAAAGGCCGTGCTGTGCCCCGGTTTGCAGGTCAGCTTCCACGACGAAAAAGCCGGAGAGCGACACGCCTGGTGTTTCGAGGACGGGCTGTCAGACTACCTGGCCGACGCGGTGCGCGGGTACGAGCTGTTGCCGGAGCGGCCCTTCATTGGCAGCATGTCTGCGACCTCAGAGGCCGTTGACTGGGCCGTGATCTGGCTGCCTGAGGGTGGCGAGCCGGTCACCGAGAGTTACGTGAACCTGGTGCCGACCGCGCAGGGCGGAACCCACGTCAACGGCCTGCGAACCGGCTTGACTGAAGCGGTGCGCGAGTTCGCCGACTACCGCAATCTCGTGCCGCGCGGGGTGCGTATCACACCGGAGGATGTCTGGGAACGGGTGAGCTACGTGCTCTCGGTAAAGATGCACGACCCGCAGTTCGCCGGGCAGACCAAAGAGCGCCTGAGCTCGCGCGAGTGCGCTGCTTTCGTCTCGGGCGTGGTCAAGGACGCGTTTGTCTCCTGGCTCAACCAGCACCCTGAATCCGGAGACGCGCTGACCCGTCTCGCGCTGTCGGCAGCGCAGCGCCGCATGCGAGCGGACAAGAAAGTCGTGCGCAAGCGGGTCACCAGTGGCCCGGCTCTTCCCGGCAAGCTCGCCGATTGTGCCTCGACCGACCTCAGCAGAACCGAACTGTTTCTGGTCGAGGGCGATTCGGCGGGCGGGTCGGCGAAGCAGGCACGAGACCGCGAATACCAGGCGATCATGCCGTTGCGCGGTAAGATCCTGAATACCTGGGAGGTCGATTCGGAGCAAGTCCTGGCGAGCCAGGAAGTCCACGACATCTCGGTGGCGATCGGCATCGACCCCGGTTCCGAGGACCTGAGTCGACTGCGCTACGGCAAGATTTGCATCCT
This Pseudomonadota bacterium DNA region includes the following protein-coding sequences:
- the parE gene encoding DNA topoisomerase IV subunit B is translated as MTSKYDAAAIEVLSGLDPVRKRPGMYTDTQRPNHLAQEVIDNSIDEATAGHAKKVDVTLYRDGSLEVVDDGRGMPVDKHPTQKKSGVEVILTTLHAGGKFSEGNYRFSGGLHGVGVSVVNALAARLEVRIRRGGTSYFQSYSGGVPDAPLKADGTVGQRNSGTALRFWPDPAYFDSPRFAVPRLLHLLRAKAVLCPGLQVSFHDEKAGERHAWCFEDGLSDYLADAVRGYELLPERPFIGSMSATSEAVDWAVIWLPEGGEPVTESYVNLVPTAQGGTHVNGLRTGLTEAVREFADYRNLVPRGVRITPEDVWERVSYVLSVKMHDPQFAGQTKERLSSRECAAFVSGVVKDAFVSWLNQHPESGDALTRLALSAAQRRMRADKKVVRKRVTSGPALPGKLADCASTDLSRTELFLVEGDSAGGSAKQARDREYQAIMPLRGKILNTWEVDSEQVLASQEVHDISVAIGIDPGSEDLSRLRYGKICILADADSDGLHISTLLCALFLRHFYPLVAAGHVFVAMPPLYRIDVGKEVFYCIDEAERQGVLDRIEAEKKTAKVLVTRFKGLGEMNPMQLRETTTNPDTRRLVRLTVEAPSEAREVMDMLLAKKRAPDRRAWLEAKGDLADV